AAATAAGGAGTTTGTTTGCCAAATACAATGAAAAAAGCTCCCGAAGGAGCTTACTGCGTTTTTCTCTCTACAGATAGGCTTACCGCTTTGTTATCCTTAAGGTTATGTGTGACCCTAACCAGCACGGTTACAGGCTTCCCATCTTCCTTTACAGTAAAAGTGAAGGTGTCTGTTACATCTGTTTCAGTAACTTTTTGCCTTCCTCCATACTGATAATCCACCACTTCTTCTCCAGGATAGTCTTCTTTCACAACTGCGATGGCAATTCTCCCATACTTTTCATAATCCGGTTTTTGGACAGCTCCTGCCAGTGAGCCTCCCCCGGCTA
This window of the Cytobacillus pseudoceanisediminis genome carries:
- a CDS encoding DUF3889 domain-containing protein, yielding MKKYLSMFMLVCLLAGGGSLAGAVQKPDYEKYGRIAIAVVKEDYPGEEVVDYQYGGRQKVTETDVTDTFTFTVKEDGKPVTVLVRVTHNLKDNKAVSLSVERKTQ